The Jaculus jaculus isolate mJacJac1 chromosome 1, mJacJac1.mat.Y.cur, whole genome shotgun sequence nucleotide sequence aaaaaaaaaaaaaaaaaattatttgtatttacttattagagagagagggagagaatgggtgtgccagggccctagccactacaaacaaactccagatgcatgcgccaccatgtgcatctggctaatatgagacttggagaattgaacctgggtttgcagccatgtaccttaaccactaaaccatctctccagcccccaagtgttgGATTTTaagagtgtgctaccatgcctgatgaagtgtttattatattatttatacaaCTGCTTCCTTCTGtattcttttatgatttttaaattttttttgtgtgcgtgtgtgcgtgcgtgcgtgcgtgcgtgtccACACCAGGTtctcctgctactgaaaacaaatgcctggggctggctttacatggctggctggggaattgaacccgggctggcaggctttgcaagcaagcacctttaacaaccgagccatctcctcagcccaatctTTATGATTTCTGACTTTGATGTTCTATAGGCAGAGGTCTTCCCCAACCTGGGGTCATGTAAATTCATGCAAATATTTaccttctatttatttacttttgtgtatCTATATGTgcatggtgtatgtatgtgtgtttgtacgcATGCGTGTGCGTGTGGAAGCCAACAGTTGTCATTGGGCGTGTTCCTCTATCACTGTCCTTTTTAGTTCACTCAGGCAGACTGTCTCACATGAGCCCTGAGCTCACTGATGTAggcagtctagctagccagctgtcCAGGGATCCCTGTTCCTGCctcctcccaagcgctgggattacaagcagccACCACTCCTACATGGCATTTGCATGGTTGCTGTGATCTGAGCTCTAAATCTCACAGTTGTCTGCCAAGTACTTatcccagcccctattttttttcctatttatttattttcattttttaaatttttatttatttatttgagagtgacagagaaagaaagaggcagagagagagagaaagaatgggcgtgccagggcctccagccactgcaaacgaactccagatgcatgcacccccttgtgcaaatggctaacgtgggtcctggagaatcgtgcctcgaactggggtccttaggctttacaggcaagtgtttaaccactaagccatctctccagccctatttattttctttctttctttctttcttttttttttttactgtagtaCAGTATTTTATAAGAGAGGGGCTGAAAATACTATATGCTAACACAGACAATATGATACACAAGGGGGAGGGTGTCAGGGAATGGCTAAGGCCACAAGTTTAGACCAAGAGCCTTTCAATAGAATGCTGAATGGACTGGATCTGCTGCTTGAGCTGAGAGCCTTCTTTGATGGTGACAGAACAGGCAATGACAGGCCTGGAGACCCCACAGGCCTGCCCTAGGGCCTGCTTGGAACACGCAAACACATAGGGGACATTCTTGTCTTCACACAGAAGTGGGAGGTGCAGGATGATCTCCAAGGGCTCAGCATCTGCTGCCATCACGCTGAACTCAGAGATGCCCCTGTTCAGTGTTTTGGTGGCCTCTTTGGCTCCTTTCCGAAGCTGTTTGTAGTTACACGATTGCTGAACAAGGTCCAGTAGTTTCTTGGTGAGGTGGGCGTCTGCCAGGGGATAGGCCTTTGGATTAACATCAGCCGCTGTCATGGCTGCGATCGCCGGCCTCGCCACCACACCAGCGCAGACTACCGCCAGGAGAAGCCTAAACGCCGCACTGATGAAAAGGAGCAGAAGTCGCCGAGcgcctattttcatttttttttttaatttttatttatttatttgagagcgacagacacagagagaaagacagatagagggagagagagaatgggcgcgccagggcttccagcctctgcaaacgaactccagacacgtgcgcccccttgtgcatctgactaacgtgggacctggggaaccgagcctcgaaccggggtccttaggcttcacaggcaagcgcttaaccgctaagccatctctccagcccgcctattttcatttttaatttaatttttttattaacaacttccatgattgcagacaatatcccatggtaatgccctccctccccccactttcccctttgaaactccattctccatcatgtcccctccccctctcaatcacttttattttgatgtcatgctcttgtcctcccattatgatggtcttgtgtaggtagtgtcagcactgttaggtcatggatatccaggccattttgtgtctgaaggagcacaaaatggcgcatgcatctggagttcctttgcagtggttggagaccctggtgcacccattctctctgtctgtctcttctctcactcgctctctttctctctctgcttgcaaataaataaaattaaatttaaaaaagggaaaaaaaataaaccagaaagctgggcatggtggcgcacacctttaatcccagcacttgggaggcagaggtaggaggatcgctgtgagtttgaggccaccctgagactacagatgaattccaggtctgagctagagtgagaccttaccttgaaaaacaaacaaacaaaaaagggctatTCTGTAAGTGGATAGCAAATTGGCTTGATATTCATCGGGTAATCTAtgcttaaaaaatatactttcgagctggagaaatggcttcgcagttaaagcatttccctgcaaggccaaaggacccaggttcaattccccaggacccattaaagtcagatgcacaaagtgacacatgcatctgaagttcctttgcaatggctggaggtcctggcacacccattctctctgtctgtctctctttttctctctcataaataaataagtaaaatatttttaaaaacttttatttatgagagagaaagaggcagagagaaagagagaaagagagagagggagatacacccattatgggcactccagggcctcctgtcatagcaaatgaactccagttgcatgtgccacttgtgtgtctggctttacatgggtactgggaactccaACCTGGGCCttaagactttgaaagcaagtgcttttaaccactgagccatctctccagcccctagaatttattttgaaacaaggtgggaaatagctggacatggcgatgcatacctttaatcgtatagcacttagtaggcagaagtaggaggattgccctgagttcaaggccatcctgacactaccaggtcagcctgggctagtgggagatcctacctcaaaaaaacaaaaaacaaacaaaagtaataataatacgGCGGGGAGTTGAAGCAgaggctattcttttttttttcgaggtagggtctcactctggctcaggctgacctggaattaactatatagtctcagggtggcctcgaactcacggcaatcctcctaattctgcctcccgagtgctgggattaaagacgtgcgccaccacacccagcaagcagaGGCTAttctgaggctgaggagatgggtaacctgctgagccatcccccagtccTAGAATTGCATTCCACATAGGGGGTATTCTAAGGGGGATATAGTGTacattgctttttgttgttttgttttgtttcaggtagagtctcaccctagcccaggctgacctggaattcactctgtagtctcagggtggcctcgaactcacgacaatcctcctacctctgtctcccgagcgcTGAGAttcaaagtgtgcaccaccacaccctggcacACTGCTCATTTTGCTTGTCAT carries:
- the LOC123462864 gene encoding NHP2-like protein 1; protein product: MTAADVNPKAYPLADAHLTKKLLDLVQQSCNYKQLRKGAKEATKTLNRGISEFSVMAADAEPLEIILHLPLLCEDKNVPYVFACSKQALGQACGVSRPVIACSVTIKEGSQLKQQIQSIQHSIERLLV